A stretch of DNA from Alphaproteobacteria bacterium:
GCCGAAGCAATCAAGTGGCTGCACGTCGCCGCTGACAGGGGCGAGCCCAATGCGAAACGTAACCTCGCGATCCTCAATGCGGAGGGCTTCGGTGCGGCGCAAGACAAGGCCGATGGCGTCGCCGCCCTACTGAGCTTGGCCGAAGGCGGGGACGTCCAGGCGCAATCCACCGTCGGCCAGTTTTACTTCAAGGGCCTGGGCGTGAGGCAAGACAATAGCGAAGCTTTGAAGTGGTTGGCAAAGGCGGCGGATCATGGCGACGCAGCGGCGCAATACCAACTTGGAACGATTTACCTCAAGGGGGTCGCTGCCGCACAAGATTTCACTTTGGCGACGAGATGGCTTCGCGACGCTGCCGAGCAAGGTGACGACGATGCAGCACTTGAACTCGCTCGGCTGCACGCCAGCGGCAAGGCCTCGCCCAGCGATGATGGCGAAGCAGCGAAATGGCTGCGCAAAGCGGCCGATCGTGGCGACGACATCGCAGAGACGAAGCTCGGCGATTTCTATTATGCAGGCCGCGGCGTACCGAAGAGCGATCAAGACGCCCTCATCTGGTTCAAGATGGCGGCCGAAAAAGGCAATGGGCACGCTCAATATAGCCTCGCCGTCTTAAACGACCAAGGTTACATCGTGCGCGACGATAGGCCGGAAGGTGCTGCTTACTTGCGCCAAGTGCGCGAAGCGAACGTCGTGAACTTGTCCCCCGCCTCGAGAGGCGGTGCCGATGCGCATGCATTCATGGTCACGAATGCGACAGAAGCGCTCAAATGGTACCGCAGGGCTGCCGATCAAGGGGACGCCGCGGCCATGATCGCACTCGGCGACATGTATCGTGACGGGCGGGGCAGCAAACCGGACAATGTGGAGGCGATGCGGCTCTACGAGCTTGCCGTAGCAGAACCGCCTTCCACGAGTGCTTCGAACTCCACCGTAGCGCTCGCTGAATTCAGCATTGGGAGCATGTACCAGAGGGGCTTGGGCGTGCCCAAGGACGAGAGGCAGGCAGGCCTCTGGTACTGCCGATCGGCGAAGAGCACGGCGAAATTCGAAGGGTCCGTCCACAAGCCTAGCGGCGGTGTTGAGAGTGCTGCGCTCGTTAAGCTCGCCGCGACAATCCCCAAGGTCGACGATCCAATCTGTGGCCGCACCCAGAAGTAGCTGTCAAGCGCTGGGCGTTCACATGAAGATCCGTCAGAATACGACGCGATGAGACTGAATCGCGTTGATGCTGTCTCTCCCATCGCCGCGGAGAGCCGGACGGGTGCTATCCGTTTTACGCCTCGGGACGATCGAAGATGGTCTAAACGCTGACCGCTTCGCTCTCGGTGCGGCCCATCACCTCTTTGACCTTGCCTGCAAGCTGCTGCAGGCTGAACGGCTTTGGCAGAAAGTGGATATCCGCACTCGCGTCGAGGTGCTTTCTGAAGCCGTCCTCAGCGTAGCCGCTTATGCAGATAATCTTGATGCTCGGCCGCTCCTTGCGCACGATCTTGATGAGGGACGGCCCATCCATGCGCGGCATGACGATGTCGGTGATAAGGAGATCGATTGGACCGGACGCCTTCTTGAGAACGTCGAGTGCCGATTCGCCCGAGGATGCTTCGAGCACCTTGTAGCCTTTGTTGCGCAGCGCCCTTGCGCTGAAAAGGCGCACGGCGTCCTCATCCTCGACGAGGAGTACCGTGCCGACACCGGTCAGATCACGCGGCTCCCGCGCATCCGCCTTCACACTGATGCCCGCCGTCTCACCCTCACTCATGTGGCGCGGCAGATAGATTTTGAACGCTGCACCCGCACCTGGCTCGCTATCGACGAAAACGAATCCGCCGGTCTGTTTTACGATGCCATAGACGGTTGAAAGGCCGAGTCCCGTACCCTGCCCGACTTCCTTGGTCGAAAAGAACGGCTCGAAGATGCGGCCTATGATCTCCTTGGCGATTCCATGGCCCGTGTCGATCACTTCGACCAGTACGTAATCGCCCGCTGGCATCAGCTCGTGCCCCTCGCGCACGGCATCTTCCCGACTGATGTTCGACGTGCGGATGGTGAGCTGGCCGCCCGTGACCATCGCGTCGCGCGCATTGACCGCGAGATTGATAATCACTTGCTCGAGCTGTCCCTGATCGACTCGCACGAGGCCGAGATCACGGCCATGAACCATCTTGAGCGTGATATTCTCGCCGATGAGCCGTTGAAGGAGATGGCTGAGCTCCGCGAGCACATCCGTGATGTTGATGACCTTGGGCTGAAGCGTCTGCTGGCGCGAGAAGGCCAGAAGCTGTCGGACGAGATTGGCCGCACGGTTGGCATTCTGTTTGATCTGCATGATGTCGGCGAAGGACTGATCGCCAGGCCGGAAGCGTAACAGGAGCAGGTCGCAGAATCCGATCATGGCGGTGAGCAAGTTGTTAAAGTCGTGCGCGATACCGCCTGCAAGCTGGCCGACCGCCTGCATCTTCTGGGATTGCGCGAACTGCACCTCAAGGCGCTTTTGTTCCGTCGTATCGAGGGTGTGGACGATCAGGCCCGCGGGGCGGCCTTGAGCCTGCTCGAAGCGGTTGACGAAAAGCGACGTGACGGCTTCGCGCGTTTTTCCCTCTAGGCGCACCTCGAAGGGCGAGGGAACTGCCTTGCCCGCGAGTGCGGCATCGAGCCGTGTTTTTGCATCGCGGCGACCGACCGCCGTTACAAGATCGAGAAGTGGGGTATTACGCAACTGTTCGAAGCCTGCGCCGACCATCGTGGCGAATGTACGATTGCATTCGACAATGCGGGCGCCATCGTCGAGCAATACGATGCCTACGGGTGCATCCTCGAAGAAACGCTGAAAGCGTTGCTCTGACAGCTTGAGGGCTGCCTGCCATTCGCGCTCCGGGGTGAGGTCGCGCACCACCGTGCGGGTTCGAAGCTCGTTAGCGTCGTCCCCCTCGACGATCGATTGGCTGACGAATGCCTGAAAGACGCGGCCCTGAAGGCCGCGGAATGTGACTTCGCCTCGCTGCTCGCGGCCGCCGCGACCTATAGGATCGTAAGCAGCGGCACCCGACGGCCACTCGCCCGCGACGAAGTCCTTGAGCTGGCGAGCCCCACCCATCAGCTCGTCGACCGTGGTGCCTAGCCATTCCGCCATCGTGTGATTTACGAAGACGAAACGCCCATCGGCGTCGGCGGAGTAGAATCCAACCGGTGCGTTCTCAAGGAAATCGAAGATGCGCTGCTGTTCCTCGCGGATGATCTGCTCCATCTCTCGCCGCGAGGTGATGTCTTCGATCCCGAGGAGGCAGCGCTCGGACGAGCCTTCGACGGGAAGCAACGAGAGGAGAAGGCATTCCCGCCGACCCGCGGCCGTCGGGAAAACGAGTTCCAACTGGCCGGGAATGCCGGTCGCAATCTGGCTTCTAAAATGCGCCAGCTGCTGAGCGCCCTGCTCAACCTCGCCAAGGCGGGCCTCGAGCATGGCGAAAGGACGCTCGCAGCCGTCGCCGAGCAAAGTGCGAAATGCGTTATTCGCGTAAATTGCGCGACCGTCGGCGTCGATCAGGGCATAGGGTTTGCGCAGGGCTTCAATGGCGCCGTGAAAGGTCGCAACCTCGCGGCCGCGCCGATGACTGAGTAAGAGTGCGATAGCCAGGGCAGCCGCGAGTGCGGAAGCCGAAATCGCCATAAGGCCAATCCCGGAGCCCCACCCCATTTGCGGTCCCGACCCGTCCTGGGCTAAAGCCGATCCGGTCAGGATCCCCGCCGCGAGTAGGCCCGCCCCCAGCTGGCACGTCACCCGGCGCAACATCGTCCTCCACAAGTCCATCGACAGTTTAGCCTGGAAGGCGTGCTATTTAATCAAATTTATGGTTAACAAAACCGCGCTCTGCGCACCTTGCCTTAACCCGTACCTTGCTTATAAACCCGTGCGATGCGTCGAGCACCCTCGAGGTTCAGGACCGCGGCACCGGTCGACGAAGCTTCATGACGTACGCGATGACCTGGGCTACCGCCCGATAGTGCTCAGGTGGGATTTCCGCATCGAGCTCGACACCTGAGTAGAGCGCTTGCGCAAGAGGGCGGTTTTCCACGAGCGGCACCTTGTGTTCGTTCGCGACTTCCTTGATCTTGAGGGCCAAGCTGTCGACGCCTTTTGCGACGAGGCGCGGAGCCGACATCTTTGCGCGCTCGTATTTGAGAGCGACGGCATAGTGCGTCGGATTCGTAACCACCACATCCGCCGTCGGTACCGCGGCGATCATGCGCCGGCGCGCACGCTCCATGCGGATTTGTCGTATGCGCGCCCGGATCATCGGGTCGCCTTCGGACTGTTTATGCTCGTCCTTAATTTCCTGCCTTGACATCCGCAGTCGCCTGCGCAGTTCGAAGCGCTGATAGAGTACGTCGAGCCCGGCGACCACCGTCATGACGGCAAGCGTGCCGATGATGACGCGAAGTGCCAACGAGCGCAGGATATCGAGATCGATCCGGACATCGCCTTCGATCAGCAAATCGAGCCGCGCCAATTCGGGCCTGAGCAAAATTGTGAGCACGACGCCGACGATTGCGATCTTAGCGAGGCCTTTGCCGAACTCGCTGATTGCGCGGAGCGAGAAAAGCCGCCTAGCACCCGCGAACGCCGATATGCGCGAAAGATCCGGCACGATCGCGTGGATCGAAAAGACAATACCTGTCTGTACGAGATTCCCGAGGAGTGCCGCACCGACAAGGAGGAGTATCGGCGCGATGAGCGCGCCACCCACGTCGCGCAAGGTTGCCTCAAGAAGTAGATCGAGCCCTACCGGGTCGACCGGCAGGCTCTCGGGCCTTTCGATGAATTTGATGAGCGTGCGACCGATGTCGTTCATCATCGCGGGTGCGAAGGTCAGGATGACCACGGTCATCGCCAGAACGCCGAGCCAGTGATTGAGCTCCCGCGATACCGCCACTTGTCCGCGCTCATGCGCGTCCTGGAGCCTTTTTTGAGTCGGCTCCTCGGTTTTTTGCGATTGCTCGGTATCGTCGGCCATCGTCTAGCTAGCACCCGTGAAATTCGTGAGCACATTGGCGAAGCGGTCGAGAAAGAACGCCAAGCCGGCTCCCACCGTCAGAAGCAGCACGAGTAGGCCCAGCACGATCTGGAGCGGCTGGACCACGAAGAAGATCTGGACTTGCGGCATGAGCCGCGCCAAGAGCCCGACGCCGAGATAGAAGACGAGGCCAAGCACGAGGATGGGTGCAGCGAATTGCACGGCGATCAGAAAACTCTCCGAAACCACCCGGGCGATTGCGTCGGCCATGTCGCCGATCATGGGAAGCTGTCCCGATGGAAAGACCGCGTAGCTATCGACTACGGCGCGCAGTGCTACATGATGAAGGTCGGAGACGAAGACCGCGACAACGCCCATGGTCGTGAGAAAGGCGCCGACGAGGGCACCTTGTTGCGCGGCGGCCGCGTCGAATACAAGCGCGTTGGCCAAGCTTGACTGATACGCGACTATCGATCCCGCGGTGTTCAGCGCCATGAAGGCGATGCTTGCGAGCGAGCCAATGAAGAGGCCGACCACGATCTCCCCACCCAATATGGCGAAGAGCCGAACGACGGTGGAGGGAAGTTCGGGCAGATGCGGCTGAACGACCGGCGTCACGGCGAACGCCAGTGTAAGGGCGAACAAGAGCCGGATGCGCGTCGAGACATAACTTTCACCGAAACCCGGAAGCAGCATGACAGCACTTCCGACGCGCGCGAAGACGAGAAAGAACGCGAAGAGATTCGAGGGCAGAATATCCGCGAGCATTTTGCTCGCCCTTACCCGATCGTGCCGATGCGGCTGACCAGGCGTTCGGTAAAGTTAGTCAACGTCGTCAGCATGAATGGCAAGAAGAGCAAAAGCGAAACGAATATCGTGACGAGCTTCGGCACAAACGCGAGAGTCTGCTCCTGGATTTGAGTGAGCGCCTGGACGAGGGAAATGACGACGCCGACCAAAAGGCCGAGCAGCAAAATGGGCGCGCTGATCTCCAGCACGACAATGATCGTCTCACGTGCGATATCGAGGACCTCGGGCGTATCCATGGAGAGCGTTGCGACTAGATCGACATTTTTAGGATGTCTTGGTAGGCGGAGATCACTTTGTCGCGCACGGCGACCACGGTCTGGAGCGCCATATCGGCGTTCGTCACGGCGGCTACGACTTGATTTAAGTCGGCCTTGCCGGTGACGGCGTCGAGTGAAAGTTTTTCCCCGCTTTGGAGCGCTTCCTTGGTCGAGCCCAGCGCATCGCTGACGAGCTGCGAAAAACCGGCGCCGTTTTGCTCCGTGCGCGGCTCGAGCCCGGGCCCCTTTCCTTGGGCGGCGGCATTTGCGTAGGCCGCGGCGGCACTGGCTATTGAAATCATGTTTCTGCCTCCAGATCGAGGATCACGCAACCACGCTTCAGTTCTTCAGTAGATCGATCGTTCGCTGCAGCATCGAACGCGACGATTGGAGAACATTGAGGTTGGCTTCGTAGCTTCGCTCGGCTTGTTGCATATCGACCATCTCAACAAGCGAGTTCACATTTGGCACCAGTACGTATCCGTTGCTGTCGGCTGCTGGATGATGGGGGTCATAGCGCTTTTCGAATGGAGTAGGGTCGGTACCGATATTGGATACGCGCACGGTCTCGATGCCGAGCGAGCGGTTGAGCTGTTCACCGAAGCTTACGGTTTTGCGCTGGTAAGGTGCCCCACCCGGCACGGTCGAAAGCGAGTCCGCGTTTGCGATGTTCTCGGAAATGATGCGGATGCGGACACCCTGCGCCTGCATGCCGGCAGCCGAGACCTGTAGCGCCTTGGTGAGATCCATGCGCTATCTCCCTCAACTGCCGCCGCGATCGAGGGCCGTTTTCAGCAGGCCGATCTGCTTGTGATAAAGGTTGAGCACGGTCTGGTGGTCGAAGCTCGTTTCCGAAATCTTGAGAAGTTGTTCCTCGAGGTTGACACCGTTGCCATTGACGGTCTCTTCACCATCGGCATTTTTTGTCTCAAGCGGATAGGCGGCGCTGGTGGTCGAGGCCGGTAACATGTGGTGCGGGTCCGTTACCTCCGGTTGAAGTTTCTGGAACGCCGCCTCAGCCAAGCTGCCAAAGCTCTGCGGCTTCAGGTCCTTTGGCTTGAAGCCGGGCGTGTCGACATTCGCCACATTGTCGGAGAGCACGTCCTGCCGTGCTGCGAGAAATCCGAGCCGTTCACCGATCGCTTTGAAGAGTGGAATATTGCTGAAGTCCATCGCCAATCCGCGATTGTCGCATGGCTAGATACCGGCGCTTGCCGTGCACTATGCCCGCCTAGCGTAAAGGAATCGTAAAGGGATGGCAGGCGGGTGCTAGAGGGTGCCACAGCCGTTCCGGGCATGCGCGGATTCGCCCGGCATCGCCCAAATCGGCCATGCGTCATCGAATGATAATGAATAGAATAAGTTAATATATTCAATGCCTTAAATTGGCCTGCTATCATATCCTCGAAAACATGGTTAAGCTCTTGCTAAACCGCCATAAGGGCGAGGCTCCGTCACTCCGGATGGGGGCGGCATCCGGTCGCGGGCACAGGCCAGGTAGGAAGATGCTGTACCTCACGCGCAAAATCGGCGAGTCCATCGTCATAAATGACAATATCGAGCTTACCGTCGTCGAGGTTCGCGGCAAGGCGGTGAAGCTCGGATTCACGTTCCCGCCGACCGTATCGGTTCTAAGGCGCGAAATTCACGATCGAATCCAAGAAGAGAATCGCGCCGCCGCAGGCGCGAGCGCCGAACTCGCCCACGCCCTTGAGGGAAATGGCATGGAGGAGAAGCCGGACTGAGGCGATATCCGCGCGTCGCCGTGCGGATTTCACCGACATTGCCCGATTGCATGCGATTCAGGCGCACACGATCGAATCGTTTTTGCGAAGCGCTGCTGCTTCTTTGACGATTCTCTCTCAAATTCCACCTGTTTCTCAATCGCAAAACAGGTCAGATGGCCGTCCCGAGCAGAAGCACTGCGAGGGCGACTACCAACAGGATGCCCATCAACGGCGCGATGAACCTCACATACTGGCCGAAGCCCACCTTTGCCAAAGCGAGGCCCGCGATCAGAATCGCATTGGTGGGCAGGGTGAGCCTGAACCAGCCAGCGGCTGCGGACCAAGTCGTGATCACCAACGCCCGGTCGACTCCAGCGAAGTCGCCAAGTGGCGTCAAGACCGGCATCGTGAGAGCAGTGCCCGCTGCCCCGCCGCCGACAAGGAATGAAAGGGGCAGGCTACCCAGAAATGTCAGCATGACAAACGCGACGCTCGATGCGCCCGTCATCAGCCCCTCCATCGCATGCAGCACAGTGTCAATCGTCTTGGTATTCGTCATGACCACCGCAACGCTGCGCGCGAGCGCGACAAGAAATGCCGGCCCGGCGAAGTCCATCACACCTTTGATAAAGGCATTGGCGGTCGCCTCCTCGCCCAGACGTCCAACGATCCCCACCACGATTGCCATTCCGAAGAACAGCGCGGATAGCTCTGGGAGCCACCACCCGAGTTCCCACCAGAGCGGAGAGTTGATTGTCTTGTCCGTGTAGGGATCAACCGGCGCATTGCTAAAGATCGCGCCCCAGGGAACAATGGCGAAGGTGAGCAGCCCGAAGGTGAAGAGCACGAGGCCGATGATGATCGCGTGCGTGGCGTTCAGCGGTTCCGGCGCGCACGCGTCGGCTCGAGCAAGCGCTGCTTCTTCCGCGCTGATCCCGCAAAGGGATTTCGTCGGGTCGGCCTTGACCTGTCTCGCGTACCAAAGCGTATAGGCGACCGTCGCGATCATCGTCAGGGTGAACAACAGCAAACGCAGCCCCATGCCGTCGACGATGGTGACGCCGGCCTTTGAGGAGCCGATGCCCACCAGAAATGGATTGATCGTCGATCCGAGCGTGCCGACGAACGGAGCGACTGTGACGACCGCAACCGTGACCATTCGGTCATAACCCAGCACAATCATCGATGGGACCATAATGGCGTAGAGACCAAGGGTCTCTTGGCTCCAACCCTTGATCGAGCCCAGTATTCCGAACAGGACGATCAGAACCGCGATCAGCAACGGCCCGCGCTCCCGAAACCGATAAGACAGATGGTGGATGCCGCGGTCGAGCGCCCCGGTCGCAAACACCACGGTCATGAATCCGCCGATCGCGAGAATGAACAGGAAGACCTCGATGGAGCCAAACATCGTCCCCTCATTGAAGGGACCGACTTGCCCAGTCTCAGGGTTCTTCATTCCGTACATGCCGTTCACAGGTGCCAGGAGCAAATCCGCAAGCCGGCCTTCAAAATTAAGCGGGGGGTCGACATAGTTGAAGGAGCCGGCGATCGGGCTGCCACTGGCGTCGAGCGTGTATTGGCCAGACGGGATGAAGAAAGCCGCAACCCATACGAGGATCAAAATAAAAGTCAGAATGGTGACCGGGGCCGGAAACCCCCGTCTTCGCTTCTCGGCCGGCGCCTGCTTGGGAGCGTCGCCTTGGCTGCCGTCAATTTGATCGGATGCCGGTTGAACTGTTTTGGTCAACGCCAGTTCCCTCCTGCATCGGCGGCGCGAGCTACTCACACGTCTTGCGTCTGAACCGGGGTTTGGCGCGGGCGTAAATTCGACATCAGCGGTCTGGTTCCAATAACCAAGCCGATCGCAGACATCGGGGAACACCGCTCACTTTCGGCCATGACCACAACCTGTTGACAGCTAATACCCGACTGACACAATAGACGCGATTGCATGAAACGAATTGTAAGGCTACGAAACGCCCAATTGGCCGAAATTGGCGCAAGTTCTGGAGTCTTGCAATCGCGTAAAACGCCTTGCGACGTCACGCAACAAAGGCCGCACTTAAACCTTCGTTAAGCATAATGCAGCACGATGCGCCGGTCCGGGCCCGTAGCTCGGCCTTGCGAATGAGCTGCCGTGGCAAAATTCACAGACATTGGCGACAATAAACCCGTCAAAACGCCGCTCGCAGTGGCCGTGCGCCGCGATCCCGATTGCCCCAGTCGCACACGCGTGATCGCGCAGGCGAGTGGTCCCCTCGCGGAGGAGCTGTGTGCCCTCGCCGCACGACATAAGATCGCGCTGCATCAGGATGCGGACCTTGCCGCCCTTCTCACGGCTGTCGAAATCGATCATGACATCCCGGTCGCAGCCTTTGGGGTCGTCGCCGGTATTCTGACCGAGCTTTTCCGCGCCAACCAAGCATTCAGCGTGAAGGTGCCGTGAGTAGGACCGAAGAATTACGACTTCAGTTCGATGGCGTTGCAGCGACGGTCGACACCGCCCGACGCGTGCTGGCCGATGGCCGAGCAGTCGACTTGACGGGCCTCGAAGAGCGTGTTGCAGCCCTTTGCACCGCAATCGGCGCTCAGCCCGAACCGGCCGCAATAGGTTATCGGCCAAGGCTTATTGCACTCCTCGACGACGTGGACCGGCTGCGCAGCGACCTCGAGGCCCAACGTGCGCTCCTCGTGCGCGAACTCGGTACGCTTGCCGCTCGCCGCCAAGCCATCGGCGCCTATGCGAAGAAAAATCTCGGCAAGTGAACGCGCAATGGTCGGCCAAATCTTAATCTGCCCCTTCACAGCTTGAAACGGTTATCGGCTTGGACACATATTTCCGCTTCGTTGCAGCCCTCGTCTTCGTGATCGCGCTGATCGCGCTATTGGGATGGCTTGCGCGTCGTTACGGGATCGCGGCACTTGCGATGCCGAAGGGGGCCAGACGCAAACGGCTCAGCCTGATTGACGTGATGCCGCTCGATAGCAAGCGTCGCCTCGTCCTCGTTGCGCGCGACGGTGTTGAGCATCTCATCCTCCTTGGAAGCCATGGTGACATCGCAATCGAGTCGGGCATCGCAGCGGAACAAGGCAGCTTCGCCGCGACGTTGGACGCCGGCGACGGCAAGCGATCTGGGGACGCGTCGTGAGGCGCTTTGGTACTTTCCTATCTCGAGCGCTTCTGCCAATCGGCCTGATCTTGTTGGTCTGCTCGGGGGCGGCGATCGAGCATGCTCAGGCGCAGTCCCTCAATCTCGATCTAGGCGGGACTGGCGGCACAAACACCGGGCGCATCGTTCAACTCATCGCCCTTCTCACGCTCCTCAGCATCGCACCTTCGATTCTCGTGATGGTAACGTCATTTACGCGAATCGTGGTCGTGCTATCCTTCCTCAGGACGGCGCTCGGCCTTCAGCAAACGCCGCCGAATTCGGTGCTTATCAGCCTCGCGCTTTTCCTCACCGCCTTTGTCATGATGCCGACCGTACAGAAATCGTATGACGACGGCATTCGCCCCCTCGTCGAGCAGAAAATCGACGAGGAAGAGGCTATGAAGCGCGCGACTGCGCCAGTCCATCTCTTTATGATGCAGCACGTTCGTGAGAAGGACTTGTCGCTCTTTCTCGACATATCCAAGAACGGACCCGTGGCAGAGCCCGATCAAACACCGCTCCGGGCACTTCTTCCCGCATTTATGATCAGCGAACTCCGGCGCGCATTCGAGATCGGCTTTCTGCTCTTCGTGCCATTCATCGTGATCGACCTCGTGGTTGCGTCCGTGCTCATGTCGATGGGCATGATGATGTTGCCGCCCGTTTTGATCTCCCTTCCCTTCAAGCTGATCTTTTTCGTTCTGGTCGACGGTTGGTACCTCGTGGCGGGCTCGCTCGTCCAAAGCTTCGGCGGCGGGTGAGCGTTTCTGCAGAAATGCTGTAGCCCTATCAAGATCCACGCAATCAAAACGCGCTGCTTACGCCTTTTGCCGGCGAATGCACCGGGCGACCGAGCGACTTAGGTGCAAAGCCAGACGAACGCGTGCGCATCCGGCAACGGAAGAATTCCGGGCAGGCATCCCACGATTTTAGCTGTTGACGCGATCCCTTGCGGCCGCGGCACGCGGCGACCTCCCCAACTCAACTTGTACTTTGCGCGGGAATCGTGGATTCCAGTTTGGCGCGGGAGAGGAATTCCTTGCGGTAGCCGTCCATGAAAGACTTGAAGAGATCGACTTGTCCGACTGTCGTCGCAAGTTTGCGGAACCCGTCGCCGGATTTTCCGGTATCGCTCGTCACAACGAGAAAGGCATTGCGTGCCGGTCCGTCGGGAAAGGCAGGCTCGAAGCGCGCGCGAAGCACCTCGACTGCATCGCCGTTACCCAGCAGAGTGAGCGCTATTACCCAATGCAGTGCGATATCGCTTTGCTCGACATCGAGCTTCACGTTCTCACGCGGCCATCCTGTGGCTAAGCGCTCATAGACAAGCGTTGCGTCGAGCCATTGTTGGCTCCTCCAGTAAAGCTCGGCGCGAATCCTGTCCGCTCCCACGCTCGCGTCACCCGCGAGCCGCTCGAGGGCGTCCTGGGATTTGCCTTCAGCGATGAGCGCCTCAACCTCGACGCGGCGACGTTCGCCGACAAGTGGCTCGGCGATGTCGTCGACGGAACTCTCCTTGAGAGCCGCGATTGCTTGCGCGGGTTTGGCATCGAGCAGATAAACTTTTGCGAGGCGTGTGCCCGCATCCGCCTTGCGTTGGCCGTCGAGCCGCGTCTTGACTAGGTTCTCAAGCGTTTCCTCGGCATTGATCAGAAGATCGGCTGCGACCAGCCGATCAGCGAGATGAAATGCGACTGTATCGCCATCCGGACCGGTCGGGCTCAATTCCTTGAATTCGTTGTAGACGG
This window harbors:
- the fliQ gene encoding flagellar biosynthesis protein FliQ — translated: MDTPEVLDIARETIIVVLEISAPILLLGLLVGVVISLVQALTQIQEQTLAFVPKLVTIFVSLLLFLPFMLTTLTNFTERLVSRIGTIG
- the fliE gene encoding flagellar hook-basal body complex protein FliE: MISIASAAAAYANAAAQGKGPGLEPRTEQNGAGFSQLVSDALGSTKEALQSGEKLSLDAVTGKADLNQVVAAVTNADMALQTVVAVRDKVISAYQDILKMSI
- a CDS encoding PAS domain-containing protein → MAISASALAAALAIALLLSHRRGREVATFHGAIEALRKPYALIDADGRAIYANNAFRTLLGDGCERPFAMLEARLGEVEQGAQQLAHFRSQIATGIPGQLELVFPTAAGRRECLLLSLLPVEGSSERCLLGIEDITSRREMEQIIREEQQRIFDFLENAPVGFYSADADGRFVFVNHTMAEWLGTTVDELMGGARQLKDFVAGEWPSGAAAYDPIGRGGREQRGEVTFRGLQGRVFQAFVSQSIVEGDDANELRTRTVVRDLTPEREWQAALKLSEQRFQRFFEDAPVGIVLLDDGARIVECNRTFATMVGAGFEQLRNTPLLDLVTAVGRRDAKTRLDAALAGKAVPSPFEVRLEGKTREAVTSLFVNRFEQAQGRPAGLIVHTLDTTEQKRLEVQFAQSQKMQAVGQLAGGIAHDFNNLLTAMIGFCDLLLLRFRPGDQSFADIMQIKQNANRAANLVRQLLAFSRQQTLQPKVINITDVLAELSHLLQRLIGENITLKMVHGRDLGLVRVDQGQLEQVIINLAVNARDAMVTGGQLTIRTSNISREDAVREGHELMPAGDYVLVEVIDTGHGIAKEIIGRIFEPFFSTKEVGQGTGLGLSTVYGIVKQTGGFVFVDSEPGAGAAFKIYLPRHMSEGETAGISVKADAREPRDLTGVGTVLLVEDEDAVRLFSARALRNKGYKVLEASSGESALDVLKKASGPIDLLITDIVMPRMDGPSLIKIVRKERPSIKIICISGYAEDGFRKHLDASADIHFLPKPFSLQQLAGKVKEVMGRTESEAVSV
- the csrA gene encoding carbon storage regulator CsrA; its protein translation is MLYLTRKIGESIVINDNIELTVVEVRGKAVKLGFTFPPTVSVLRREIHDRIQEENRAAAGASAELAHALEGNGMEEKPD
- the flhB gene encoding flagellar biosynthesis protein FlhB, yielding MADDTEQSQKTEEPTQKRLQDAHERGQVAVSRELNHWLGVLAMTVVILTFAPAMMNDIGRTLIKFIERPESLPVDPVGLDLLLEATLRDVGGALIAPILLLVGAALLGNLVQTGIVFSIHAIVPDLSRISAFAGARRLFSLRAISEFGKGLAKIAIVGVVLTILLRPELARLDLLIEGDVRIDLDILRSLALRVIIGTLAVMTVVAGLDVLYQRFELRRRLRMSRQEIKDEHKQSEGDPMIRARIRQIRMERARRRMIAAVPTADVVVTNPTHYAVALKYERAKMSAPRLVAKGVDSLALKIKEVANEHKVPLVENRPLAQALYSGVELDAEIPPEHYRAVAQVIAYVMKLRRPVPRS
- a CDS encoding flagellar basal body protein is translated as MDFSNIPLFKAIGERLGFLAARQDVLSDNVANVDTPGFKPKDLKPQSFGSLAEAAFQKLQPEVTDPHHMLPASTTSAAYPLETKNADGEETVNGNGVNLEEQLLKISETSFDHQTVLNLYHKQIGLLKTALDRGGS
- a CDS encoding SEL1-like repeat protein, translating into MNRIAIILGSLVVVAFVAVAIVWVFLPDDAQDAVKRGDYAAAVPLLLEDAKRGDTTAQYTLGVLYLNGEGVRQDYAEAARLLGMAAQHGDVKAASLLGALRARGLGVTQDYAEAIKWLHVAADRGEPNAKRNLAILNAEGFGAAQDKADGVAALLSLAEGGDVQAQSTVGQFYFKGLGVRQDNSEALKWLAKAADHGDAAAQYQLGTIYLKGVAAAQDFTLATRWLRDAAEQGDDDAALELARLHASGKASPSDDGEAAKWLRKAADRGDDIAETKLGDFYYAGRGVPKSDQDALIWFKMAAEKGNGHAQYSLAVLNDQGYIVRDDRPEGAAYLRQVREANVVNLSPASRGGADAHAFMVTNATEALKWYRRAADQGDAAAMIALGDMYRDGRGSKPDNVEAMRLYELAVAEPPSTSASNSTVALAEFSIGSMYQRGLGVPKDERQAGLWYCRSAKSTAKFEGSVHKPSGGVESAALVKLAATIPKVDDPICGRTQK
- the flgC gene encoding flagellar basal body rod protein FlgC, with protein sequence MDLTKALQVSAAGMQAQGVRIRIISENIANADSLSTVPGGAPYQRKTVSFGEQLNRSLGIETVRVSNIGTDPTPFEKRYDPHHPAADSNGYVLVPNVNSLVEMVDMQQAERSYEANLNVLQSSRSMLQRTIDLLKN
- the fliR gene encoding flagellar biosynthetic protein FliR, coding for MLADILPSNLFAFFLVFARVGSAVMLLPGFGESYVSTRIRLLFALTLAFAVTPVVQPHLPELPSTVVRLFAILGGEIVVGLFIGSLASIAFMALNTAGSIVAYQSSLANALVFDAAAAQQGALVGAFLTTMGVVAVFVSDLHHVALRAVVDSYAVFPSGQLPMIGDMADAIARVVSESFLIAVQFAAPILVLGLVFYLGVGLLARLMPQVQIFFVVQPLQIVLGLLVLLLTVGAGLAFFLDRFANVLTNFTGAS